In Rhinoraja longicauda isolate Sanriku21f chromosome 12, sRhiLon1.1, whole genome shotgun sequence, the DNA window ACGTGGGCCTATCGGGCGGGAGTTCGTAGCCGATCAATCGACTCCATGTTGGGGTGACGGCAGGAACAAATCAGGACgcgccggcgaccaatcagagcggggcGCACCGGCGCTACCCCCACGTGTGACCcggaccccccctcctcccacccacttcatcccccctccatcccccatcacccactccatcccccgttcccactcacccactccatacccccgtccctcacccactccatccccctccctccctcccccccactcacccactccacccccttcccccccaatcaccttggatttggaggaagtgggaggagtcgaaggagaagttgttaagggtgaggaccagctctgctaggtggagtagagtgttagtagagggaaattggctggttctgtatTCGAGGAAGAAACTGGGGCCTTTaaaaccttcctggtgggggaattGAGGTGTGGAGTGACTCAACATCTATAGTAAAGATGAgcgagtgggggcctggaaaacagaagtcattgaagagatgaagggtgtgaggtatcttggacatgtcgggagagattggaccaggggggaataagatggagtcgaggtacgtggaaatcatttcagtgggacagAAGGAATCAGAAACAATGGATCTGCCGGGGCAGTTCTGTTAATGGATTTTGGGGCAAAGATGCGggactggggaacgataaggttggaggctttggagggcagacagtcggaagtgataaaatctgaaatggtctgtgagattatggcctggtgctcatttgtgggatcatggtccaaggataattaGGAGGAGGTGTCTCCTTGCAAGGTGTCAGCtagccagactaccacggcacctcccttgtcggcgtgTTTGATGAtcatgtcggggttgctgcagagctaGTGGAGGGCTGTAGgcacagagggggtgaggttagagtaggtaaggggagtggaaaagttgagacagtTGATGTCACACCACCACATAGAAATAAATAGGTCTACAGAAAGTAGAGGGCCAACCAGGGGAGTCCAAAATGAGGAGGACCGGTGGTCTGCATTCCGTCTAAACCTAcccaatctcccagttgctaaacactttaactccccctcccattcccacactgacctttctgtcctggtcctcctccattgtctgagtgaggcccagcacaaattggaggaacagcacctcatattttgcttgggcagcttacaccccagcggtatgaacgttgatttctctaacttcaagtaacccttactttccctctctctccatccctccccagttctccaaccagtcttactgtcgcTGACTACATTTCATCTGTTTgcgttgttgttaccttctcccagccacatgatctattctacattttcgatCTACATTCCTTTTGTCCTGTTtgcacaccttacatttccttatctatgtatctccctctcccctgccatcagtctgaagaagggtctcgacccgaaaagtcacccatcccttccctccagagatgctgtctgtcccgctcgaAACCAAAGTGCCACTTCCATCCTTCTCCAATCACAGACCTCACTAACCCAAGCCAGCCCAATTATAGCCAGCCTCCTTTGGACTTGAACAACCTAGCCACACTTTCCACGTTTTTTCGCTTTAAACTCCCTTGTTATTTATACAATAGGATAAGTCAATTTCCTTAAAATAGGTGTCCTAAATCTGGCTACGTAAAATGGAACAGCTGCAATGAATGCTTCTAAAATGAGGAATCTAGAGGGGACGAGAAACAATCATATTGGGGAAAACAGAGCAAGGGAAAATAGGAGAACCAGGCAGAAAAACATTAACAAAAGCGTACTGGATCAGTTACAGGAACTTATAAATGAGGCATGCCAtagcaaataaataaaattaaattgcgTTCTGTTGCATACGTACCAAATGCTAAGCTACTTGGTGAAAGATAATGTAATACTTTGTACACGGAATTGAATAACATTCATTTGACTACAAGATACTACAAATGCTTTAGCATTTCCTTTGAGTGCATATAAAAACAATTGATTTATTCTCACCAGTTTTCAAAGCCATTTAAAAATGGTCatattgtggcggtgcccgggggctaggccactcccttggtcattcccctcggcactgagtggacgggGGGAtttggccactccctgggtcattcccctggggacagacTAGTCTGGGGCTACgggggtttgctggaaggggttattgttttactcgtgcgggtgactgagtgagtggatgttcagatactgtattaaagttattgttacttgctacctggcgtctggcctgattcctgtcgcgtccagacccactacactggtgaccccgacatttcctcgcaagtcgcgatggacccgaatGCTCCTCAACCCGCACTACCTGGCCCTGCCGGTCAGcaacctctggaccctgccggtcaGCCACCTCTGGACCGTGCCGGTCAGCCGCCTGTGGACTGtgccggtcagccgcctctggaccctgccgactgcaccgctctccacgccgtggcCTTGCAGCTGTCTCCCCTGTGGACCGacgaccccgacttctggtttgaccaggccaaggcgcagttcgccctgcggggcatAGCTGTCGACGCCACAAAGTACTTTTATGTAATTGGCGCCCTCAACCCGGCCACCTCGCGACgggtccgacccttcctccgcgccCCCCCCCGGCGAGTGATAAGTACGAGGCCCTCAAGGCTTTTCTGCTCCAGCagttcagcctcagcgaggccgagcgggcgacCCGGATCCTCCGGATgccgggcc includes these proteins:
- the LOC144598900 gene encoding uncharacterized protein LOC144598900; protein product: MSASTRPEPKASRSRSRSRSLRRRPAPVVTHYTGDPDISSQVAMDPNAPQPALPGPAGQQPLDPAGQPPLDRAGQPPVDCAGQPPLDPADCTALHAVALQLSPLWTDDPDFWFDQAKAQFALRGIAVDATKYFYVIGALNPATSRRVRPFLRAPPRRVISTRPSRLFCSSSSASARPSGRPGSSGCRAWVTAACRFYWPTC